The window CCCAATCCCAAACAATACGAATACATCTTCATCACCAATTTGTACTTGTATTTCTTATTCTTGAGGTTAGATTCTAAACCCTAAAGATATCCAAACTCGTATTAGATCTACTTATCTATAGCCAGAGACGGCAGCCAAGgttattaaaatgtcttttctaggcagggcgcggtggctcacgcctgtaaatcccagctgttagggaggccgaggcgggcggatcacaaggtcaggagatcgagaccatcctggctaacacagtgaaaccccgtctctactaaaaatacaaaatattagccgggcgaggtggcgggcgcctgtagtcccagctgctcgggaggctgaggcaggagaatggcgtgaacccggcagacggagcttgcagtgagccaagaccgcgccactgcactccagcctgggcgacagagcaagactccgtctcaaaaaaaaaaaaaaaaaaaagtattttctccaGGAAGatccaataggaaaaaaaaaaaaaaaaagaaacctcgcTGATTAGGCTCCAACCATACTCCACCCTCCATGAGATTGACTGGATGGGCATCATGGAAACCAGAACACGTGGTTTCCAAACAAGAAAAATCCTatgaaggatgggaggaggggagaggaaggattCAGCCAGTGTCCAGACTGAAATTGAGTAATATCAGTTTCACTCATCTTCACACGTCTTCAGGTTGCATGTTCATGGAGTAGTTTAGGAATAAATCCATGGTTTGTGGAGTACTAAAATACCTAGTGGTCTGCTGTATTACATTAAGGCCTTCCCCAGCAGCTTCCAAGGCAGCCTCCAAGTCACTGGCAGGAGAATTTGGCTGGAAGTGCATGCAGGACTGCAGAGATTCCTCTCCACAGTTATAGAAGGGACTGTTCCAGGCCTGATTGTTCCAGGATTGGGTGCACCAGGTCTGAGTGTTCCAGGAGTGGTTGCTCCAGGACTGGATGTTCTGGGTCTGGTTGCTCCAGGTTGAATTGTTCCAGGTCTGGTTGCTCCACATTGGAAGGTTCCCAGTCGGGTTCACCAGGCATCCCTGGTGGTAGGAAGAGTAGAGGCTGGGGTAGGTAGGTGCTGAGGCCTTCTGCGTCACACCATTGCTATTCTTCGGCCAGTTGTTTTTCTGCCACCTCTTAGATTTCATTCTCTGGTTCTGGAACCAGGTCTTCACCTGTTTGTAGCTGAGGTTCAGGATGTTGGAGAGTTCTTGCATctgctggaggctgaggtatTTCTGTCTCTGAAATCTATCATTGAGTACACACAGCTGGGTGGAAGAGAACACAGTTCTGGTCTTCTGTTTCTTGACCGGGACCTTGTCTTCCTTTTTTGCGACACTATTCTCTGCAGAAGTGGGTTGTTTGCCTTTGGGACTGGTGGAAGAATCAGGGCTGTCCTGAATAAGCAGATCcatggaggaaggaagaggagagacagTCTCTGTGTGAGGCATCTCAGCAGAAGACATTTGCAAGGATGGATAGTTTTCTTCAGGCCCACAAATCACAGGCATAGGTGAAGATTCTTTACAGTCGGATTCTTCAAAGCAAGGCAAGCTTTGGGGACAAGCTGGATCCACACTCATGTTAGtatagaggaagaggaggaaaaaatttAAGAGGTGGACTGGAAAAAAGGTTAAGGCAGCTTTAAGACTTTTCTGGAAGATGTTAGAGAAATAGGACCTCCAGAAGGAAAAGTATCAAGAAATTGGGATAAAGTGAGTTGCCTGCATAATAACATGAGGCAACCAGCTCAGTCCAGCAGAACGTTAAAATCCtggcaagatgtgctttgttaaacagatgcttgaaggcagcatgctggttaagagtcatcaccactccctaatctcaagtacccagggacacaaacactgctgaaggccgcagggacctctgcctaggaaagccagagacctttgttcacgtgtttatctactgaccttctctccactattattctatgaccctgccacatccccctctctgagaaacacccaagaatgatcaataaatactaaaaaaaaaaaaaaaagaaaatataactggACAAAAACAGGTAACGGTGGAAAGCCACTACCCAATTCCATTTTCCCCTTGACACTCTCTTTCAACTTATCCTCAATGTAATAGAAGTTTGACTGCAGAGTGGCATCTTGGACTGCCCACGTTTCCTGGTCAGTGTTGGGCAGGGGAAGCTGTCTGCCTTCCTAACAGCTCACCCAGAGGGCACTCACTGCGGCGCTCCCAGCAGTCTTGCCATCTACCTGACGCCCCCACCTGGGCACCAGCTCCTGAGTTCTCCTTGCTCAGCTTTGCTTGGTCAGAAAACAAGAAGGACAATTCATCTGGGAAGGGATAAATAGGCAGCTGGCAAGAGAGAGCAAGCTAGTTACTACTGATAAGGGAGGGTGGGTGTGGGAAGGAAAGCGAGACAGGCAAATTGGGAATTCTTTGTGTCATGAACCCTCTTGAGAATTGATTAAAAGCTACCAAGGCTTTCTCCAGAACACAACCATATGCATATGTGCACACAATTTTGCATTCATTTCATGAGTTCCCATCTCACTTTCACACAAACATACCTCTTGTTCTAAAAACAAACTCTAGAAGCTATAAGCTTCCAAATCTTACTAACCAAGAAATTCTGAAAGACTTTTTAATCATGGCAACTTTTTAATATCAAGGATTCTCCAATTGTAGTCTTATATGTTTCAAATATAATCAGTTTCAAAAGCAATTCCTAAAACactaaaaatggtcaaaatggaCACTTATGGTAAAAAATACTTGTTACCAATGTTTCGTCCCACGTTGCAAAGCACACTGTATTTCAAGTTTCTACATatgcatttacataaaattatttttttttgagatggagttttgctcttgttgcgcatgctggagtgcaatgacgcgacctcagctcactgcaacctctgcctcctgggttcaagtgattctcctgcctcacgctcccgagtagctggtattacaggcgtccaccaccacaagcggctaattttttgtatttttagtagagatggggttttgccatgttggccaagctggtctcgaactcctgacttcaggtggtccacccacttcggcctcccaaagtgctgggattacaggtgtgagccaccacacccggcctattaattttgtttaaagaaaaaagacttcCAAATCTTGGATGGCGGTTGGGTGGTGGGGGTGTCAAATCACCTGGTATTTGACTATTCAGGGCtcttttatggaaataaaaagcacaaaagcaaacaaaacagttTTGTCCATCTACCAGGCTCATACACTCTGTGTCCTGAAAGGAGGGGGAACATCTCCAAGTTCAACTAAAAATGTATTAACtgcaagctgggcgtggtggcccacacctgtaatcctagccctttgggaggctgaggagggcagattgcttgagctcaggagttcgagaccagcctgggcaacatagcaagacccgtctctaaaaaaaaaaaatgctaactgcAAATTGCACATTCTGCAAATGGTTCAGCGTAGGAACAGAAGGCTTTTTCTGATCTCTTCTTGAAGGTAGGTCCAGGGCCTTTGGCTTATCTTCTTTTCAAAGACCATACAGGAAGAGGTTTTCAAACAAGGATGGAGCAAGAGGGCAGCGGCGCTTGGACCACCTGCAGGCAAAGACACAGGAGAAACCCCACCTGCCCTCACAGCATGTGGGAGAGCAGAAGGGGCAGAGATAACCGCTGGCAAAGGGAACATGTGGGAGAAAGTAAGGGGAAATcaataaaacagagtttaaaaaaataatgtgctTTCCATGCCATGAAGGAAAGTCATGATGAAGGCCCAAGTTAACTCCCCAAATGCTTTCAGGATCACAGAAATGACACTGTCAAATACAACATTAGTTTTCTGAAGCCTACGGgctgaattttatttatgttaagtTAACTCCCATTTAAAAAGATAGCATATTCTAcatcaaagggaaaaaaacttTTCCTAATGTATCCATTTCTCTTCTGAAGCACACGAGCTGTTGCTATATAATGCTTTGTGGTGTTTTCTCAACTGTACTTGCTTTTCTCTGTATCAGGAAATGCACAGTAAACAGGCTCAAGCCTGGGTCTGCTGCTTCTCAATGCCAAACCGGCAATCgtttgattgtgtgtgtgtttttaaatgcatTGT is drawn from Homo sapiens chromosome 15, GRCh38.p14 Primary Assembly and contains these coding sequences:
- the NANOGP8 gene encoding homeobox protein NANOGP8; translated protein: MSVDPACPQSLPCFEESDCKESSPMPVICGPEENYPSLQMSSAEMPHTETVSPLPSSMDLLIQDSPDSSTSPKGKQPTSAENSVAKKEDKVPVKKQKTRTVFSSTQLCVLNDRFQRQKYLSLQQMQELSNILNLSYKQVKTWFQNQRMKSKRWQKNNWPKNSNGVTQKASAPTYPSLYSSYHQGCLVNPTGNLPMWSNQTWNNSTWSNQTQNIQSWSNHSWNTQTWCTQSWNNQAWNSPFYNCGEESLQSCMHFQPNSPASDLEAALEAAGEGLNVIQQTTRYFSTPQTMDLFLNYSMNMQPEDV